A single region of the Nicotiana sylvestris chromosome 6, ASM39365v2, whole genome shotgun sequence genome encodes:
- the LOC104243501 gene encoding uncharacterized protein isoform X1: protein MVFSFFLDILFEKVFPMWKRQHWCLLLLFVCRVIILLWKLRVKNFSKIVAEAILDFRSEHSIQLQVFLRHRASFLLFSFHRSYRDIFGQKLIEKGPERRSKTAYVNNCIIHVVNAVAL from the exons ATGGTCTTCTCCTTTTTTCTTGATATTCTTTTCG AGAAAGTTTTTCCCATGTGGAAGCGTCAACATTGGTGTTTATTGCTTCTTTTTGTTTGCAGAGTGATCATTTTACTATGGAAATTGAG GGTGAAAAATTTCTCAAAAATTGTAGCGGAGGCAATTTTAGATTTTCGCAGTGAACATTCCATTCAG ttacaggtattcctgaggcatagagcgagttttctgctgttcagttttcatcggagttatcgag ATATTTTTGGTCAAAAGCTAATAGAAAAAGGACCAGAAAGAAGATCAAAGACAGCATATGTAAATAATTGTATTATACATGTTGTAAATGCTGTGGCACTTTAA
- the LOC104243501 gene encoding uncharacterized protein isoform X2, whose protein sequence is MVFSFFLDILFEKVFPMWKRQHWCLLLLFVCRVIILLWKLRVKNFSKIVAEAILDFRSEHSIQIRRTWRPIRGVKASRAKEVAGLSYRYS, encoded by the exons ATGGTCTTCTCCTTTTTTCTTGATATTCTTTTCG AGAAAGTTTTTCCCATGTGGAAGCGTCAACATTGGTGTTTATTGCTTCTTTTTGTTTGCAGAGTGATCATTTTACTATGGAAATTGAG GGTGAAAAATTTCTCAAAAATTGTAGCGGAGGCAATTTTAGATTTTCGCAGTGAACATTCCATTCAG attcgacgcacgtggaggccaattcgaggggtaaaggcgtcgcgagctaaagaagtagccggtttgag ttacaggtattcctga
- the LOC104243500 gene encoding poly(ADP-ribose) glycohydrolase 1-like → MENREDLTSILPFLSLCLRSSSLFWPPPVVEALKALSQGPLYSNVNSGQVLSLAISDIRNSLSLPEFSISSSASDGFALFFDDLIPRAEAAKWFEQVVPKLADLLLRLPSLLESHYEKADGGIVKGVNTGLRLLESQQSGIVFLTQELVGALLACSFFCLFPTSERGAKHLPTINFDHLFAYLYDHYDEKLENKLKCIVHYFERIASSMPGGYVSFERKVLALEHGTFCFPYPKENFWSQSNISLCPFKISNSGFIEDQPNEAIEVDFANKYLGGGALSRGCVQEEIRFMINPELIAGMLFLPCMADNEAIEIVGTERFSNYAGYASSFRFGGDHVDRKEIDVLGRRKRRIIAIDALSSPGKRQYRIECLLREINKALCGFLDHFKCHQYQKLFQDAGFLGRQHDLNDEESGGHSEVYHLFLGNPSTSSQTIEETLASQLLENHEAHNCQPSDYQQEIGVVTGNWGCGAFGGDSQVKAMLQWLAASQAFRPFILYYTFDLEALQMLGQVAQWISSQGWTAGELWNMLVEYSVQRLRGETGAGFFSWLLPSLKSHDTILLDNSPNV, encoded by the exons ATGGAGAATAGAGAAGACCTGACGTCAATCCTTCCGTTCTTATCACTGTGTCTCCGGTCATCTTCCCTCTTTTGGCCACCGCCTGTTGTTGAAGCACTTAAAGCCCTCTCTCAAGGCCCTCTCTACAGCAACGTTAACTCCGGCCAAGTCCTCTCCCTCGCCATCTCCGACATCCGAAACTCCCTCTCCCTCCCTGAATTTTCAATTTCCTCCTCCGCTTCTGACGGTTTTGCCCTCTTCTTTGACGAC TTAATTCCTAGGGCAGAAGCTGCTAAATGGTTCGAACAAGTGGTGCCCAAATTAGCCGATTTGCTTTTGCGGTTGCCTTCCTTATTAGAGTCTCACTATGAGAAGGCGGATGGTGGAATTGTTAAAGGAGTCAATACTGGTCTTCGCTTGTTGGAATCACAGCAGTCTGGAATTGTTTTCCTCACTCAG GAATTAGTCGGTGCTCTTCTTGCATGTTCCTTCTTTTGTCTATTCCCGACCAGTGAAAGAGGTGCCAAACATCTCCCGACGATCAACTTTGATCATTTGTTTGC GTATTTATATGATCATTATGATGAGAaacttgaaaataaattaaagtgcATTGTTCACTATTTTGAGAGGATTGCCTCATCAATGCCCGGGGGCTACGTGTCATTTGAGCGGAAAGTTCTTGCTCTAGAACATGGTAcattttgttttccttatccaaAGGAAAATTTCTGGAGCCAATCCAATATTTCCCTTTGCCCTTTTAAG ATTTCCAATTCAGGCTTCATTGAAGATCAACCAAATGAAGCTATAGAAGTGGATTTTGCGAACAAGTATCTTGGAGGTGGTGCTCTCAGTAGGGGCTGTGTACAG GAAGAGATTCGCTTTATGATCAATCCAGAGTTAATTGCTGGCATGCTTTTCTTGCCTTGCATGGCAGACAATGAAGCAATTGAAATTGTGGGTACAGAGAGGTTCTCAAATTACGCTGG ATATGCTTCTTCGTTCCGTTTTGGTGGTGACCACGTGGACAGAAAAGAAATTGATGTTCTTGGAAGGCGTAAGAGGAGAATAATTGCAATAGATGCACTAAGCAGCCCAGGAAAAAGGCAGTACAGGATTGAATGCCTCCTAAG GGAAATTAACAAGGCTCTTTGTGGTTTTCTGGATCATTTTAAGTGTCATCAGTATCAAAAGCTTTTTCAAGATGCTGGCTTCCTGGGACGTCAGCATGATCTGAATGATGAAGAATCTGGTGGACATTCTGAAGTTTATCATTTG TTTCTTGGAAATCCTTCAACATCATCTCAAACAATTGAGGAAACTTTGGCTAGCCAGTTGCTCGAAAATCATGAGGCACACAATTGTCAGCCTTCAGACTACCAGCAAGAAATTGGGGTTGTGACGGGAAATTGGGGTTGTGGTGCTTTCGGTGGGGATTCTCAAGTTAAAGCTATGCTTCAATGGCTTGCTGCATCTCAG GCTTTCAGACCTTTCATCTTGTATTATACATTTGACTTGGAAGCACTGCAGATGTTGGGACAG GTGGCTCAATGGATTTCTTCACAGGGGTGGACTGCTGGGGAGCTTTGGAATATGTTAGTGGAATACTCAGTCCAGAGACTGAGGGGAGAAACTGGTGCTGGCTTCTTCAGTTGGCTCCTTCCATCGTTGAAATCCCATGATACTATTTTGCTCGACAATTCTCCTAATGTTTAA